Proteins from a genomic interval of Medicago truncatula cultivar Jemalong A17 chromosome 3, MtrunA17r5.0-ANR, whole genome shotgun sequence:
- the LOC11415639 gene encoding glycerol-3-phosphate acyltransferase 1 yields the protein MVFLLVLLRLYHVIVKSCYEAAKKLHSHSFNFIDLSSKQLHQPSTFPSILNCDLKGRDSQTLVCDIHDVLLRNHSFFPYFMLVAFEGGSILRAFLLLCSCPMLCFLSYEHKLKVMIFITFCGLKIKDMEMIARVVLPKFYMENLNLKAYEVLASVGCRVFFTCVPRVMVEGFLKEYLNGDDVVATELHTVGCYFTGLISKHGLVDKDNALMDYFGYRRPDLGIGSSCVNDHHFISHCKEAYVVSNEICPSSIMPKEKYPKPLIFHDGRLAFFPTPSSTLYMFMWLPFSIPLSIYRLFLGTIVYYKWGLALVAYSGITINIKGYSITNPKKISITNKGVLYVCTHRTLLDPVFLSMSLRKPLTTVTYSLSKVSEIMSPIKTMSLTRDREQDRETMQRLLSEGDLVVCPEGTTCREPYLLRFSSLFAELADEIVPVAMNVNVSMFYGTTASGLKCLDSFLFLMNPWPSYNIEVLEKVPKELTCAGGKSPFEVANYIQRELGDALGFECTNITRRDKYMMLAGNEGVVQKKK from the exons ATGGTTTTTCTATTAGTACTTCTAAGACTTTACCATGTGATTGTTAAATCATGTTATGAAGCTGCAAAGAAATTGCATAGTCAcagctttaattttattgatctTTCATCTAAACAacttcatcaaccttcaacttTTCCGAGTATTTTGAATTGTGATTTAAAGGGGAGAGATTCACAAACACTTGTTTGTGACATTCATGATGTCCTATTAAGGAACCATTCATTCTTTCCTTATTTCATGCTAGTTGCCTTTGAAGGTGGTAGCATTTTAAGAGCTTTTCTATTACTTTGTTCATGTCCTATGTTATGCTTTTTGAGCTATGAACATAAGCTTAAagtcatgatcttcatcactttTTGTGGACTTAAAATCAAAGACATGGAAATGATTGCAAGGGTAGTTTTACCAAAGTTTTACATGGAGAATCTTAACCTTAAGGCTTATGAGGTTTTGGCTTCAGTAGGATGTAGAGTTTTCTTCACTTGTGTGCCTAGAGTTATGGTGGAAGGGTTTCTTAAGGAATATTTGAATGGTGATGATGTTGTAGCTACAGAGTTACACACTGTTGGATGTTACTTCACTGGTTTGATTTCTAAGCATGGTTTGGTTGATAAGGATAATGCTCTCATGGATTATTTTGGATATAGAAGACCTGATTTAGGAATTGGAAGCTCATGTGTCAATGATCATCATTTTATCTCTCATTGTAAG GAAGCTTATGTGGTGAGCAATGAAATATGTCCAAGTTCAATCATGCCAAAGGAAAAGTATCCAAAGCCATTAATATTTCATGATGGAAGACTAGCATTTTTCCCTACACCTTCATCAACTCTCTACATGTTCATGTGGCTTCCATTTTCAATTCCATTATCAATTTATAGATTATTTCTTGGCACAATAGTTTATTACAAATGGGGACTTGCATTAGTAGCATATAGTGGTATAACTATAAATATCAAAGGCTATAGTAttacaaaccctaaaaaaatttcaataacaAACAAAGGTGTACTCTATGTTTGTACACATAGGACATTATTAGATCCTGTTTTTCTTAGCATGAGTTTGAGAAAACCTTTAACAACGGTAACTTATAGCTTAAGCAAAGTGTCGGAGATCATGTCTCCGATTAAGACGATGAGTTTAACAAGGGATAGAGAACAAGATAGGGAAACAATGCAAAGGTTGTTAAGTGAAGGTGATTTAGTTGTTTGTCCTGAAGGAACAACTTGTAGGGAACCTTATTTATTAAGGTTTAGTTCACTTTTTGCTGAACTTGCTGATGAGATTGTTCCAGTGGCTATGAATGTTAATGTGAGTATGTTTTATGGTACAACAGCTAGTGGATTAAAATGTTTGGactcttttctatttttgatgaatccatggccTAGTTATAATATTGAAGTACTTGAAAAGGTACCAAAAGAACTCACTTGTGCTGGTGGAAAATCTCCTTTTGAAGTGGCTAATTATATACAAAGAGAGTTGGGTGATGCTTTAGGGTTTGAGTGTACAAATATTACAAGGAGGGATAAATATATGATGTTAGCTGGGAATGAAGGTGTTGTTCAAAAAAAGAAGTGA